A genomic window from Polaribacter gangjinensis includes:
- a CDS encoding 3-phosphoshikimate 1-carboxyvinyltransferase, producing MDLLLYVLKHKKISQNITISGSKSESNRLLILQKLFPEISIENLSDSDDSVHMQHALSTEKELVDIGHAGTAMRFLTSYFATTEGRNVILTGSERMQNRPIKILVDALQDLGAKIEYQDKIGYPPLKISSTKITKEKVQIHGNVSSQYISSLLLVASKLENGLTIELLGEITSIPYIEMTLSLLHQLGIETKFEGNFIQVFPKKSVQNQTIVVESDWSSASYFYSIVAISEIGSEIILSAYKNNSLQGDSCLATIYQHFGVETVFQENSITLKKIKESSKELLEIDLKNAPDIAQTIAVTCFAEGIACNLTGLHTLKIKETDRLEALHDELTKLGATISVSDKSLHLEKSAEIKKNIQIKTYNDHRMAMAFAPLALKVPIKILDAEVVTKSYQKFWDDMQLIGIEVDELV from the coding sequence ATGGACTTACTTTTATACGTTTTAAAACACAAAAAAATTTCACAGAATATTACCATTTCTGGTTCAAAAAGTGAATCTAACAGATTGTTGATTTTACAAAAATTATTTCCTGAAATTTCGATTGAAAATTTGTCAGATTCTGATGATTCTGTGCATATGCAACACGCATTATCAACTGAAAAAGAATTGGTTGATATTGGTCATGCAGGTACAGCAATGCGTTTTTTAACTTCGTATTTTGCTACTACTGAAGGTAGAAATGTGATTTTAACGGGTTCTGAAAGAATGCAAAACAGACCTATCAAAATTTTGGTGGATGCTTTGCAAGATTTGGGAGCAAAAATCGAATATCAAGATAAAATTGGATATCCTCCACTGAAAATCTCTAGTACAAAAATTACCAAGGAAAAAGTACAAATTCATGGAAATGTTAGTAGTCAATACATTTCTTCGTTGTTGTTAGTTGCATCAAAATTAGAAAATGGTTTGACGATTGAATTGTTGGGTGAAATTACTTCCATTCCTTATATTGAAATGACGCTAAGTTTGTTACATCAATTGGGAATTGAAACCAAATTCGAGGGAAATTTTATTCAGGTTTTTCCAAAAAAATCAGTTCAAAATCAAACAATAGTTGTAGAATCAGATTGGTCTTCAGCTAGTTATTTTTATTCAATTGTGGCGATTTCGGAAATTGGTTCTGAAATTATATTATCAGCTTATAAAAATAACAGTTTACAAGGAGATTCTTGTTTGGCAACAATTTATCAGCATTTTGGAGTGGAAACCGTTTTTCAAGAAAATTCAATTACACTAAAAAAGATTAAAGAAAGCAGTAAAGAACTTTTAGAAATCGATTTAAAAAATGCACCAGATATTGCTCAAACTATTGCTGTTACTTGTTTTGCTGAAGGAATTGCGTGTAATTTAACAGGATTACATACTCTAAAAATTAAAGAAACAGACAGATTGGAAGCTTTGCATGATGAATTGACAAAATTAGGAGCCACAATTTCTGTTTCTGACAAGAGTTTGCATTTAGAAAAATCGGCTGAAATAAAAAAAAATATTCAAATAAAAACCTATAATGATCACAGAATGGCCATGGCTTTTGCGCCTTTGGCTTTGAAAGTTCCCATCAAAATATTAGATGCTGAGGTTGTTACAAAATCATATCAAAAATTTTGGGATGATATGCAACTAATTGGTATTGAAGTAGATGAATTAGTTTAG
- a CDS encoding LytR/AlgR family response regulator transcription factor — protein MNTIIIDDEKRARVTLQLLLKEYCPNITIVADCENLPEGIKAIRKHKPTIVFLDIEMPGHSGLELLDFFDENEIDFSIIFTTAYNQYAIQAFKFSAIDYLLKPINPTQLVEAIKRLEKNIQKIENLQALKENILKENITKIAVPSGSSLIFIDTTKISYIKGEGAYSEVFCNNGTKHLVSRNLKNFEDILCVDNRFLRVHKSYIVNLEQVVSFNKSDGGSLTLEDKNQIPVSPEKSQILLEKIKIIKR, from the coding sequence ATGAATACAATTATTATTGATGACGAAAAAAGAGCAAGGGTTACACTACAATTACTTTTAAAAGAATATTGCCCTAATATTACCATTGTTGCCGATTGCGAAAATTTACCTGAAGGTATCAAAGCTATCAGAAAACACAAACCAACAATAGTTTTTTTAGACATTGAAATGCCAGGTCATAGCGGATTAGAGTTACTCGATTTTTTTGATGAAAATGAAATTGATTTTTCAATCATTTTTACAACTGCTTACAATCAATATGCTATTCAAGCTTTCAAATTCTCGGCAATTGATTATTTATTAAAGCCAATAAATCCAACACAATTGGTTGAAGCGATTAAAAGATTGGAAAAAAACATTCAAAAAATTGAAAATCTTCAAGCTTTAAAAGAAAATATTTTAAAAGAAAATATAACTAAAATTGCTGTACCATCTGGGTCAAGTTTGATTTTCATTGACACTACAAAAATTTCATATATTAAAGGTGAAGGTGCTTATTCAGAAGTTTTTTGCAATAATGGCACAAAGCATTTAGTAAGTAGAAATCTGAAAAATTTTGAAGACATTTTATGTGTAGACAACCGCTTTTTAAGAGTCCACAAATCTTATATTGTGAATTTAGAACAAGTGGTTTCCTTTAATAAATCAGATGGAGGAAGTTTGACTTTAGAAGATAAAAATCAAATTCCTGTTTCACCAGAAAAATCACAAATTTTATTAGAAAAAATAAAAATCATCAAACGCTAA
- a CDS encoding sensor histidine kinase produces the protein MKQFILFLLFSTSFFLFGQNPNYSIIDKTNGLPSNSVYDIFQDSKGFIWFSTAKGICRFDGATIKTFSNKLQTSKSGSGILEDKYGRIWYENFDGYLYYIENDELKLLKNAESISYFRFGIINNTLFVLQQNSINLYDLKSLQLKKRIAINEYYKFSVSNDTHFYVLGKKLYEIDEKGNKKSYKLPKIFENDFPFNFLQKYKKGILISSKFNKNYLIFENGTFTHKKIDYSIDFFQNISTYHDELWVCTPKGTLKISSNDKPIHFFKNENISNVFRDKQQNYWFATLNKGVFFVENFDTKFIAFDKIPNTITKTNSEIIIGTDKAELYTFDVLENSFSAIYKGQSNHAVNQLMYDEISKKIYFTSSKFGVISNNKLILEIVNAVKDINRVDEKYITYAATNNSGLIMTNPNLKSDWDALFKSEIDTSDTKFNNAFLIRGKNGKSSVFNPVNNTIYYATNKGLIAQKTNSQEEITYNNSTCYFSKLNFFDGKVYALSTNEKIFIIDTQNNISLFKLPFGYENEIVEFIKIQEQFLYAFIADEILEFDLKNNTHKKIISIRKDITISDITLFKNNIYIASSKGILIKNRTLLQKNSNPKLIINKTLVNDTFLDVSEAKTLNYDENNIKIDFSILSFLPNEKNTVFYKINNSNWYQLESNSRNVNLISLAPGTYAVTLKLNEKGNFETINFTIKNPFWKTPLFIILLILITLSSLYFLYTRKLQQIDKKNQLKLDKINLEKNLNQSKLKAIKSQMNPHFFYNALNTLQSYILSNEKKEAVEYLSKFSNLTRTILEATEKDFVTIHDEIKTLKLYLEIEKARFEKDFMFEIIVEKNIEIDTIKIPTLLIQPYVENAVKHGLLHKQGLKKLEIHFEKIENSLKISIDDNGIGRKKSSELNSIKNKNHISFATKAMQNRIELLNQFTNTTSTISIIDKTNQQGKPTGTKVVLSIYINY, from the coding sequence TTGAAGCAATTTATATTATTTCTTCTCTTTTCAACTTCGTTTTTTTTGTTTGGACAAAATCCTAATTATTCTATAATTGATAAAACAAACGGACTTCCATCAAATAGCGTCTATGATATTTTTCAAGATAGTAAAGGCTTTATATGGTTTTCTACTGCAAAAGGTATTTGTAGATTTGACGGGGCAACAATCAAAACATTTTCAAACAAATTACAAACTTCCAAATCTGGCTCAGGTATTTTAGAAGATAAATATGGTAGAATTTGGTACGAAAATTTTGATGGTTATTTGTATTACATAGAAAATGACGAACTAAAACTTTTAAAAAACGCAGAGAGTATTAGTTATTTTCGATTTGGAATTATCAATAATACTCTGTTTGTGTTGCAACAAAATTCCATAAATCTTTATGATTTAAAGTCACTTCAATTAAAAAAGAGAATAGCCATAAATGAATATTATAAATTTAGTGTTTCAAACGACACACACTTTTACGTTCTAGGCAAGAAATTATATGAAATTGATGAAAAAGGAAATAAAAAATCATACAAATTGCCAAAAATATTTGAAAATGATTTTCCATTCAACTTTTTACAGAAGTACAAAAAAGGAATTCTAATCTCATCAAAATTCAATAAAAATTATCTGATTTTTGAAAACGGTACTTTCACCCATAAAAAAATTGATTATTCTATTGATTTTTTCCAAAATATTTCAACTTACCATGATGAATTATGGGTTTGCACCCCAAAAGGTACTTTAAAAATTTCATCAAATGATAAACCAATTCACTTTTTTAAAAACGAAAATATTTCGAACGTTTTTAGAGACAAACAACAAAATTATTGGTTTGCAACATTAAATAAAGGAGTATTCTTTGTAGAAAATTTTGATACAAAGTTTATCGCTTTTGATAAAATTCCGAATACAATTACAAAAACAAATTCCGAAATAATTATTGGCACAGACAAAGCTGAACTATACACATTTGATGTTTTAGAAAATTCATTTTCAGCAATTTATAAAGGACAAAGTAATCATGCAGTCAATCAATTAATGTATGATGAAATTTCGAAAAAGATTTATTTTACATCCTCAAAATTTGGAGTTATATCCAATAACAAATTGATTTTAGAAATAGTTAATGCTGTAAAAGACATCAATAGAGTTGACGAAAAATACATAACCTACGCAGCCACAAATAACTCTGGATTGATCATGACAAATCCGAATCTTAAAAGTGATTGGGATGCTTTGTTTAAAAGCGAAATTGATACAAGTGATACAAAGTTCAACAATGCTTTTTTAATTAGAGGTAAAAATGGGAAATCATCTGTTTTTAATCCTGTTAATAACACAATTTATTATGCAACAAACAAAGGTTTGATTGCTCAAAAAACCAATTCTCAAGAAGAAATTACCTACAATAACAGCACTTGTTATTTTAGCAAACTAAACTTTTTTGATGGAAAAGTATACGCACTTTCAACTAACGAGAAAATTTTTATAATTGACACTCAAAACAATATCTCACTTTTTAAACTTCCTTTTGGTTACGAAAATGAAATTGTTGAATTTATAAAAATTCAAGAGCAATTTTTATATGCTTTTATTGCCGATGAAATTTTAGAATTTGATCTCAAAAATAATACACATAAAAAAATTATTTCAATAAGAAAAGATATCACCATTAGTGATATTACTTTGTTTAAAAACAACATTTACATTGCTTCATCCAAAGGAATTTTAATAAAAAACAGAACGCTTTTACAAAAAAATAGCAATCCAAAATTAATCATTAATAAAACATTGGTCAATGATACTTTTCTTGATGTTTCAGAGGCTAAAACATTGAATTATGATGAAAATAATATTAAAATAGACTTTTCAATTTTGTCATTTTTACCCAATGAAAAAAATACTGTTTTTTATAAAATCAATAATTCTAATTGGTATCAATTAGAATCCAATAGCCGAAATGTAAACTTAATTTCTTTGGCTCCTGGAACTTACGCTGTTACCTTAAAACTAAATGAAAAAGGAAATTTTGAGACGATAAATTTCACCATAAAAAATCCATTTTGGAAAACTCCTTTATTTATTATTCTGCTGATTTTAATCACTTTAAGTTCATTATATTTTTTATATACTAGAAAATTACAACAAATTGATAAGAAAAATCAGCTGAAATTAGATAAAATTAATCTAGAGAAAAACCTAAATCAATCTAAACTAAAGGCTATTAAATCGCAAATGAATCCACATTTTTTCTACAATGCATTGAATACGTTGCAATCGTATATTTTATCGAACGAAAAAAAGGAAGCTGTTGAATATTTATCAAAATTTTCGAATCTAACACGCACTATTTTAGAGGCAACTGAAAAAGATTTTGTGACCATTCATGATGAAATTAAAACCCTTAAATTGTATTTAGAAATTGAAAAAGCTCGTTTTGAAAAAGATTTTATGTTTGAAATTATTGTAGAAAAAAACATAGAAATTGACACTATTAAAATTCCAACTTTATTGATTCAACCTTATGTAGAAAATGCTGTAAAGCACGGTTTATTGCACAAACAAGGACTTAAAAAACTTGAAATTCATTTTGAAAAAATTGAAAATTCACTAAAAATCTCTATTGATGATAATGGAATTGGCAGAAAAAAAAGTTCAGAATTAAATTCCATCAAGAATAAAAATCATATTTCATTTGCAACAAAAGCCATGCAAAACAGAATTGAATTATTAAATCAATTTACCAATACAACCTCAACAATTTCAATTATTGATAAAACAAATCAACAAGGAAAACCAACTGGAACAAAGGTAGTTTTGTCAATTTATATAAACTATTAA
- the queA gene encoding tRNA preQ1(34) S-adenosylmethionine ribosyltransferase-isomerase QueA, whose amino-acid sequence MKLSHFEFTLPDELLAEYPSEHRDESRLMVLNRKTQTIEHKLFKDIIDYFDEGDVLMLNNTKVFPARMYGNKEKTGAKIEVFLLRELNAENRLWDVLVDPARKIRIGNKLFFGDDDSLVAEVIDNTTSRGRTLRFLFDGSYEAFREKLIELGETPLPKYINRELRPEDEERYQTIYAKHEGAVAAPTAGLHFSKHLMKRLEIKGIEFAEMTLHVGLGTFSPVEVEDLSKHKMDSEQIIIPASTAQKINQAKKEKRRICAVGTTVMRTVESSVSANQLLNPYEGWTNKFIFPPYDFSIANAMVTNFHTPKSTLMMMTAAFAGYDFLMKAYKEAVKEKYRFYSYGDAMLII is encoded by the coding sequence ATGAAATTATCACACTTTGAGTTTACATTACCAGATGAATTATTAGCAGAATATCCTTCTGAGCACAGAGACGAATCTCGTTTGATGGTCTTAAATAGAAAAACACAAACTATTGAGCATAAATTATTTAAAGACATTATCGATTATTTTGATGAAGGTGATGTTTTAATGTTGAATAATACCAAAGTTTTTCCAGCAAGAATGTATGGAAACAAAGAAAAAACAGGCGCAAAAATCGAAGTTTTTTTATTGAGAGAATTGAATGCTGAAAATCGTTTGTGGGATGTTTTGGTTGATCCTGCAAGAAAAATCAGAATTGGAAATAAATTATTTTTTGGTGATGATGATAGCTTAGTTGCAGAAGTAATTGACAATACAACATCTAGAGGAAGAACTTTACGTTTTTTATTCGATGGAAGTTATGAAGCTTTTAGAGAAAAATTGATTGAATTGGGCGAAACGCCACTTCCAAAATACATTAACAGAGAATTGCGCCCTGAAGATGAAGAGCGTTATCAAACCATTTATGCAAAACACGAAGGCGCAGTTGCTGCACCAACAGCAGGTTTGCATTTTTCAAAACACTTAATGAAGCGTTTAGAAATTAAAGGAATTGAATTCGCAGAAATGACCTTACATGTTGGTTTAGGAACTTTCAGTCCAGTTGAAGTAGAAGATTTATCGAAACACAAAATGGATTCTGAGCAAATCATTATTCCAGCAAGTACAGCTCAAAAAATAAATCAAGCCAAAAAAGAAAAAAGAAGAATTTGTGCAGTAGGTACAACAGTGATGAGAACTGTAGAATCTTCAGTATCAGCAAATCAATTGTTAAATCCTTATGAAGGATGGACGAATAAATTTATTTTTCCTCCTTATGATTTTAGCATAGCAAATGCAATGGTTACGAATTTTCATACACCAAAATCAACATTAATGATGATGACTGCAGCATTTGCAGGATATGATTTTTTAATGAAAGCTTATAAAGAAGCTGTTAAAGAAAAATACAGATTTTACTCTTATGGCGATGCCATGTTGATTATTTAA
- the rlmN gene encoding 23S rRNA (adenine(2503)-C(2))-methyltransferase RlmN translates to MEIIKKDIRALTKEQLRDFFEKNGDKAFRGNQVYEWLWNKSLHSFDDMTNISKQTREMLEKHFVINHIKVDSMQKSADGTIKNGIKLHDGLVVESVLIPTKKRTTACVSSQVGCSLDCKFCATARLKRMRNLNPDEIYDQVVVIDQQSQLYHQKKLTNIVFMGMGEPLMNYNNVIKAIEKITSPEGLGMSSKRITVSTSGVPKMIKKMADDEVKFNLAVSLHSAIEEVRTSIMPFNEHFPLDDLRESLEYWYEKTKRKITYEYVVWEGINDRNEDVKALIDFCKYVPCKVNLIEYNPIDDGQFQQASSSAINNYISNLEMHDITVNVRRSRGKDIDAACGQLANKS, encoded by the coding sequence ATGGAAATCATAAAGAAAGATATTAGAGCACTTACCAAAGAACAATTACGCGATTTTTTTGAAAAAAATGGCGATAAAGCTTTTCGCGGAAACCAAGTGTATGAGTGGCTTTGGAATAAGTCTTTGCATTCATTTGACGACATGACCAACATTTCTAAACAAACAAGAGAAATGTTAGAAAAACACTTTGTCATCAATCATATCAAAGTAGATTCCATGCAAAAAAGTGCAGATGGAACAATTAAAAATGGCATCAAATTGCATGATGGTTTGGTTGTTGAATCTGTTTTAATTCCAACAAAAAAAAGAACAACAGCTTGTGTTTCTAGTCAAGTTGGTTGCAGTTTAGATTGTAAATTTTGCGCAACTGCGCGTTTAAAAAGAATGCGCAATTTAAATCCAGATGAAATTTACGATCAAGTAGTTGTAATTGACCAACAAAGTCAGTTATATCATCAAAAAAAATTGACGAATATTGTTTTTATGGGAATGGGAGAGCCTTTAATGAACTATAACAATGTCATTAAAGCGATTGAAAAAATCACTTCTCCTGAAGGTTTAGGAATGTCATCAAAACGAATTACAGTTTCTACATCAGGTGTTCCAAAAATGATTAAAAAAATGGCTGATGATGAAGTAAAATTCAATTTAGCTGTTTCCTTACATTCAGCAATTGAAGAAGTACGAACTTCAATCATGCCATTTAACGAACATTTCCCATTGGATGATTTGCGTGAATCTTTGGAATATTGGTACGAAAAAACCAAACGAAAAATTACCTATGAATATGTAGTTTGGGAAGGAATAAATGACAGAAATGAAGATGTAAAAGCATTGATTGATTTCTGTAAATATGTGCCTTGTAAAGTGAATTTGATTGAATACAATCCAATTGATGATGGGCAATTTCAACAAGCAAGTTCTAGTGCCATCAACAATTACATTTCTAATTTAGAAATGCATGATATCACCGTAAATGTAAGAAGAAGTAGAGGGAAAGATATTGATGCTGCTTGTGGACAATTGGCAAATAAGAGTTAA
- a CDS encoding polyprenyl synthetase family protein — protein MKPVELIKLPIKNEMELFEKKFKDSMQSNVPLLNRITYYIIRRKGKQMRPMFVFLVAKMVSDGGFDERTYRGASVVELIHTATLVHDDVVDDSNRRRGFFSINALWKNKIAVLVGDFLLSKGLLLSIDNGDFDLLKLISIAVREMSEGELLQIEKARKLDISEDIYFDIIRQKTATLIAACCGIGAASVGANEETVQQMRKFGEYIGIAFQIKDDLFDYTDEKIGKPTGIDIKEQKMTLPLIYTLNTCSPKEKAWIINSVKKYNRDKVRVKEVISFVKNHGGIEYTTSKMNEYKNKALAILEQYPNSDYKNSLKTMIDYVVERKI, from the coding sequence ATGAAACCAGTAGAACTTATAAAACTTCCTATCAAAAATGAAATGGAACTCTTTGAAAAAAAATTCAAAGATTCCATGCAATCCAATGTGCCACTTTTAAACAGAATTACCTATTACATTATTCGCAGAAAAGGAAAGCAAATGCGACCTATGTTTGTTTTTTTGGTGGCAAAAATGGTTTCTGATGGTGGTTTTGACGAACGAACGTATAGAGGAGCATCAGTAGTTGAATTGATTCATACAGCTACTTTAGTGCATGATGATGTGGTTGATGATAGCAATAGAAGACGTGGTTTTTTCTCGATAAATGCCCTTTGGAAAAATAAAATCGCGGTTTTAGTTGGGGATTTTTTATTGTCAAAAGGATTGTTACTTTCGATTGACAATGGCGATTTTGATTTGCTAAAATTGATTTCAATTGCTGTTCGCGAAATGAGTGAAGGCGAGTTGTTACAAATTGAAAAAGCCCGAAAATTAGACATTTCCGAAGATATTTATTTTGATATCATTCGTCAAAAAACAGCCACGTTAATTGCGGCTTGTTGTGGAATTGGAGCAGCTTCAGTTGGGGCAAATGAAGAAACGGTACAGCAAATGCGAAAATTCGGTGAGTATATTGGCATCGCTTTTCAAATAAAAGATGATTTATTTGATTATACTGATGAAAAAATTGGAAAACCAACAGGCATTGACATCAAAGAGCAAAAAATGACTTTGCCTTTGATTTATACATTAAATACCTGTTCTCCAAAAGAAAAAGCATGGATTATCAATTCTGTAAAAAAATACAATCGAGATAAAGTTCGTGTTAAAGAAGTCATCAGTTTTGTAAAAAATCATGGAGGAATTGAATATACAACTTCAAAAATGAATGAGTATAAAAATAAAGCACTTGCTATTTTAGAACAATATCCAAATTCTGACTATAAAAATTCCTTAAAAACTATGATTGATTACGTTGTTGAACGTAAAATTTAG
- a CDS encoding TonB-dependent receptor, which translates to MLKQLFLFSVFLFFGAHAYSQTVTIVNKETNERLEQVTIFDQKTKNYVTTNEKGQADISTFKNAEKLEVRFLGFKSKLKTYAEIINNKFIIQLEPSILSMDEIVISASKWKQKKSELATKVAVISKKEIQLLNPQTAADLLTVSGKVFMQKSQQGGGSPMIRGFATNRLLYTIDGVRMNNAIFRAGNIQNVISLDPFSIEKTEVVFGPGSVIYGSDAIGAVMSFKTITPKFSFDEKALISGNAFARFSSANEEKTVHADINLGFQKWAFVTSISHNDYGDLTMGSNGPEEYLRNFYVERINNQDVAITNENPKKQIPTGYTQLNLMQKVGFKSDDNWDFEYGFHFSETSSYDRYDRLIITRNGNPRDGEWKYGPQKWLMNNLEIDKNMAHSFFDNVSLRLTHQNFEESRISRGFNRNSRETRTEKVAAFSTNLDFSKVLSKRNKLFYGAEYVFNEVTSTGVNTDISTNISQKGPSRYPNATWSSLGFYVSNQTDFASKWTLQTGLRYNFYTLDAVFDTTFYPFPFTEAKIDDAAFSGSIGLVFRPEKTWLLSTNFSSAFRSPNVDDVGKVFDSEPGFVVVPNPNLKAEYAYNTDVSVAKTFGDFVKVELTGFYTLLKNAMVRRNFTLNGQSQIMYDGEMSQVQAIQNAAAANVYGFQTGIEIDLGKGFGFSTDFNYQKGEEELDNGEKDPLRHATPWFGTTRFSYSNEKFNAQFYANYSGEVAFEDMPETEIAKPFIYAIDQNGNPYSPSWFILNIKTSYKFKEKLLFSSGIENLTDLRYRPYSSGIVSPGRNFVISLKATI; encoded by the coding sequence ATGTTAAAACAACTATTCTTATTTTCAGTTTTCCTTTTTTTTGGTGCGCACGCATATTCTCAAACAGTAACTATCGTAAATAAAGAAACAAATGAGCGTTTAGAACAGGTTACCATTTTTGATCAAAAAACTAAAAACTACGTTACTACAAACGAAAAAGGTCAAGCAGATATTAGTACTTTTAAAAATGCAGAAAAATTAGAAGTCCGTTTTTTAGGTTTTAAATCGAAACTAAAAACCTATGCTGAAATTATAAATAACAAATTTATCATTCAACTAGAACCTAGTATTTTGAGCATGGATGAAATTGTCATTTCAGCTTCAAAATGGAAACAAAAAAAATCAGAACTTGCCACAAAAGTAGCCGTAATTTCAAAGAAAGAAATTCAATTATTAAATCCGCAAACTGCTGCTGATTTATTGACTGTTTCAGGCAAAGTGTTTATGCAAAAAAGCCAACAAGGAGGAGGAAGTCCCATGATTAGAGGCTTCGCAACCAACAGATTGTTGTATACCATTGATGGTGTTCGTATGAATAATGCCATTTTTAGAGCTGGTAATATTCAGAATGTCATTTCTTTAGATCCTTTTTCAATAGAAAAAACAGAAGTTGTTTTTGGGCCTGGCTCCGTAATTTATGGAAGTGATGCTATTGGTGCAGTAATGAGTTTTAAAACCATTACTCCTAAATTTTCTTTTGATGAAAAAGCCCTTATTTCTGGAAATGCTTTTGCACGATTTTCGTCTGCAAATGAAGAAAAAACCGTTCATGCTGATATCAATTTGGGATTTCAAAAATGGGCATTTGTAACGAGTATTTCTCATAACGATTATGGAGATTTAACTATGGGAAGCAATGGACCTGAAGAATATTTACGCAATTTTTATGTAGAAAGAATTAATAATCAAGATGTTGCAATCACGAACGAAAATCCAAAAAAACAAATTCCAACAGGATACACCCAACTCAATTTGATGCAAAAAGTAGGATTTAAATCTGATGACAATTGGGATTTTGAATACGGTTTTCATTTTTCTGAAACATCAAGTTATGATAGATATGATCGCTTAATCATCACAAGAAATGGAAATCCAAGAGATGGTGAATGGAAATATGGCCCTCAAAAATGGTTGATGAATAATCTTGAAATTGATAAAAATATGGCGCATTCATTTTTTGACAATGTAAGTTTACGACTCACGCATCAAAATTTTGAAGAAAGTAGAATTAGCAGAGGTTTCAACAGAAATAGTAGAGAAACAAGAACTGAAAAAGTGGCTGCTTTTTCAACCAATTTGGATTTTTCAAAGGTATTAAGCAAACGAAATAAACTATTTTATGGTGCAGAATATGTGTTTAATGAGGTAACTTCTACAGGAGTTAATACAGATATTTCTACCAATATTTCACAAAAAGGACCAAGCAGATATCCCAATGCAACTTGGTCTTCTTTAGGTTTTTATGTGTCAAATCAAACAGATTTTGCTTCAAAATGGACCTTACAAACAGGTTTGCGTTATAATTTTTATACGTTAGATGCTGTTTTTGATACTACTTTTTATCCATTTCCATTTACAGAAGCAAAAATTGATGATGCAGCATTTTCAGGAAGTATTGGTTTGGTTTTTAGACCCGAAAAAACATGGTTGTTAAGCACCAATTTTTCATCTGCTTTTCGTTCGCCAAATGTAGATGATGTTGGAAAAGTTTTTGATTCTGAACCTGGTTTTGTAGTTGTTCCAAATCCAAATTTGAAAGCAGAATATGCTTATAATACAGATGTTTCTGTAGCAAAAACATTTGGCGATTTTGTAAAAGTTGAGTTGACAGGATTTTATACTTTATTAAAAAATGCCATGGTTCGTAGAAACTTTACATTGAATGGACAATCACAAATCATGTATGATGGAGAAATGAGCCAAGTGCAAGCGATTCAAAATGCTGCTGCAGCAAATGTATATGGATTTCAAACAGGTATAGAAATCGATCTTGGAAAAGGCTTTGGATTTTCTACAGATTTCAATTATCAAAAAGGGGAAGAAGAGTTGGATAATGGAGAAAAAGACCCATTAAGACATGCAACTCCTTGGTTTGGAACAACACGTTTTAGTTATAGTAATGAAAAGTTCAACGCTCAATTTTATGCCAATTACAGTGGTGAAGTTGCTTTTGAAGACATGCCTGAAACCGAAATAGCAAAACCTTTTATATATGCAATTGATCAAAATGGCAATCCGTATTCACCTTCTTGGTTTATTTTAAATATCAAAACGTCGTATAAATTTAAAGAAAAATTGTTGTTTTCATCAGGAATTGAAAACCTAACAGATTTACGTTACAGACCTTATAGCTCAGGAATTGTTTCTCCAGGCAGAAATTTTGTAATTTCTTTGAAAGCGACTATTTAA